One genomic segment of Paenibacillus sp. FSL H8-0332 includes these proteins:
- a CDS encoding DUF58 domain-containing protein: protein MSLPWFIASTFILLVLISLVYDRNALKKVSYTRYFSAKAVYAGEQVEMVEEIMNKKLLPLPWLRLESSIAKGLEFGNQENLGISSGEISQNHVSLFFLRSFRQIKRRHNITCKERGLFVLETATMTTGDLFGLSRSAKTFPLHLELLVYPGLLRFHDLPLPVHSWLGELPVKRWIVEDPFLTAGTREYSAGDSLASINWKATARTGSMQVHRKDYTADSRLVICLNVETSESMWRTVTDVQRIELGIRYAATVAEYAISHGIEVRLLSNGRLDGSGARDSVDTWSIAHTEEFLGLLARLNLDRTVPMSRLMEIEADKGEGNMDYLIITCHRGAELQLAASGLSFLGNGVEWLDIPSEGGGEL from the coding sequence ATGTCGCTGCCGTGGTTCATTGCAAGTACGTTCATCCTGCTGGTCCTGATCTCGCTGGTCTATGACCGGAATGCACTGAAGAAGGTCAGTTATACCCGTTACTTCTCTGCCAAAGCGGTGTACGCCGGTGAACAGGTAGAGATGGTTGAGGAGATTATGAACAAGAAGCTGCTGCCGCTGCCGTGGCTGCGGCTGGAATCCAGCATAGCCAAGGGGCTTGAATTCGGTAACCAGGAGAATCTGGGCATCAGCAGCGGAGAGATTTCCCAGAATCATGTCAGCCTGTTCTTCCTGAGGTCTTTCCGCCAGATCAAACGGCGGCATAATATCACTTGCAAGGAGCGGGGCTTGTTCGTCCTGGAGACGGCAACCATGACTACCGGCGATCTGTTCGGACTGAGCCGCAGCGCCAAGACCTTCCCGCTCCATCTGGAGCTGCTGGTCTACCCCGGACTGCTGCGTTTCCATGACCTTCCGTTGCCGGTTCACAGCTGGCTTGGAGAGCTGCCGGTCAAACGCTGGATTGTTGAAGATCCGTTCCTGACCGCCGGTACAAGAGAATACAGCGCCGGGGATTCCCTGGCGAGCATTAACTGGAAAGCGACAGCCCGGACGGGAAGTATGCAGGTGCATCGGAAGGATTACACCGCCGATTCCCGGCTGGTCATCTGCCTGAACGTGGAGACCAGTGAGTCCATGTGGAGAACGGTTACCGATGTGCAGCGCATAGAGCTGGGTATCCGCTATGCGGCGACTGTGGCCGAGTATGCGATCAGCCACGGTATTGAGGTCCGGTTGCTCAGCAATGGAAGACTGGACGGCAGCGGGGCAAGAGATTCGGTTGATACCTGGTCCATTGCCCATACCGAGGAGTTCCTTGGCCTGCTGGCCAGACTGAATCTGGACCGGACTGTGCCTATGAGCAGGCTGATGGAGATCGAAGCGGACAAGGGTGAGGGAAATATGGATTATCTGATCATTACCTGTCACCGGGGAGCGGAGCTGCAGCTGGCAGCATCGGGATTAAGCTTCCTCGGAAACGGTGTAGAGTGGCTGGATATTCCTTCTGAAGGGGGCGGTGAGCTATGA
- a CDS encoding MerR family transcriptional regulator, with translation MTPYLRGELAKEAQINIETLRFYEKNGLIPLPQRSAGGYRLYPEETLLRIAFIRNAKNCGFTLQEIKKALVKSADRSIGISDFAEVIERKIAAVDLEIARRNETRSQLEALKSGILSQDRHPGVQDTLAMLNMND, from the coding sequence ATGACCCCTTATCTGCGCGGTGAGCTGGCTAAAGAGGCTCAGATTAATATAGAAACACTCAGGTTCTATGAGAAAAACGGGCTGATCCCGCTGCCGCAGCGTTCAGCAGGCGGATATCGGCTGTATCCGGAGGAGACGCTCCTCCGGATTGCTTTTATCCGTAATGCCAAGAACTGCGGGTTCACACTTCAGGAGATCAAGAAGGCACTCGTTAAATCTGCCGACCGCAGCATCGGAATCAGTGATTTCGCCGAAGTCATTGAGCGGAAGATCGCCGCTGTCGATCTGGAGATTGCCCGGAGGAACGAGACACGCAGTCAGCTTGAAGCGTTAAAGTCCGGCATTCTGTCTCAAGACAGGCACCCGGGCGTGCAGGATACACTTGCTATGTTGAACATGAATGATTAA
- a CDS encoding alpha/beta hydrolase, translated as MLYPSSTLIEQLQAIRAYLKSNNSYSRRQVQEIRAAAVEASRQLPILEGVKVKPVEAETFSGEWVRAEGESLLSEGQLQPTKNKVILYFHGGGFVSGSCEIYRGLAARLSEAAGGITVLTVEYRLAPEFCYPAANEDCLAAYRWLLEQGVHAGNIIVCGDSVGGTLALMTLITLRDQGGKLPAGACLLSPHADLVHLDGESYDSRAGTDPTGSREANQRMIVEYMGDYNGAWPAILSPLRMDLGGLPPLLIQAGDHEVLLSDAERLAEQARAAGITVELQIWENMWCAFQLMAAMLPEAQQAIGNIGSFIKKVLQLEGRQD; from the coding sequence ATGTTGTATCCGAGCAGCACCCTGATTGAACAGTTGCAGGCCATTAGAGCTTATCTGAAAAGCAATAATAGTTACTCCAGAAGACAGGTTCAGGAGATCCGGGCGGCGGCAGTGGAAGCTTCCAGGCAGTTACCCATACTTGAAGGCGTGAAGGTTAAACCGGTTGAGGCGGAGACCTTCAGCGGAGAGTGGGTCAGGGCGGAGGGGGAAAGTCTACTAAGTGAAGGACAATTGCAACCCACGAAGAACAAGGTGATTCTATATTTTCACGGTGGAGGGTTCGTGTCTGGCAGCTGCGAGATCTATAGGGGTCTGGCAGCCCGTCTATCTGAAGCAGCTGGGGGAATTACCGTTTTAACTGTGGAGTACCGGCTTGCACCGGAGTTCTGCTACCCGGCAGCCAATGAGGATTGCCTTGCCGCTTACCGCTGGCTACTGGAACAAGGCGTTCATGCCGGGAATATCATAGTCTGTGGAGATTCCGTCGGAGGCACGCTTGCGCTGATGACCTTGATTACGCTGCGGGACCAGGGGGGCAAGCTCCCTGCCGGTGCCTGCCTGCTATCTCCCCATGCCGATCTTGTTCATTTGGATGGGGAGTCGTATGACAGCCGTGCGGGAACGGACCCGACAGGAAGCCGGGAAGCGAATCAGAGAATGATTGTGGAATATATGGGGGACTACAACGGTGCATGGCCTGCAATATTATCACCGCTAAGAATGGATCTCGGGGGCTTGCCGCCCCTGCTCATACAGGCGGGCGATCATGAGGTGCTGCTGAGTGATGCAGAACGCTTGGCTGAACAGGCAAGGGCGGCGGGCATCACTGTAGAGCTTCAAATCTGGGAGAACATGTGGTGCGCCTTTCAGCTGATGGCTGCCATGCTTCCTGAAGCGCAGCAGGCCATCGGAAATATAGGCAGCTTCATTAAGAAAGTATTGCAGTTGGAGGGCAGGCAAGATTAG
- a CDS encoding AzlD domain-containing protein has translation MEIRLDIAIIILGAALVTFIPRVLPLMLLSRIAIPEWGMRWLSYVPIAVMAALVAQELLVTGGRFAVLSTNVELIAALPTFWVAVKTRSLLATVLTGIMTLMLLRLLF, from the coding sequence ATGGAAATAAGACTGGATATTGCCATAATCATTCTCGGAGCCGCGCTCGTCACCTTCATTCCGCGTGTCCTTCCCCTGATGCTGCTAAGCCGGATCGCTATCCCGGAATGGGGCATGCGCTGGCTGAGCTATGTGCCGATTGCCGTCATGGCTGCACTGGTTGCCCAAGAGCTGCTCGTAACCGGCGGCAGGTTCGCAGTCCTGTCTACCAATGTGGAGCTAATCGCTGCCCTCCCCACCTTCTGGGTAGCCGTCAAGACACGCAGCCTGCTGGCCACCGTATTGACCGGTATTATGACGCTGATGCTGTTGCGTCTGCTGTTCTGA
- a CDS encoding AzlC family ABC transporter permease, which produces MKPESIHQEPLSGGSLVTDSPSVPQNSDTFWQGVKDCLPTLLGYLSIGFAAGVVEKTAGLTLAEIAMISIILYAGSAQFIAAGMIAAGSSASGIVITILLVNLRHLLLSAALSPYFRHLPPLRNLLIGSLLTDETFGVAIQKSATRKQISERWMHGLNITAYLNWFLANITGAILGQWISSPEKWGLDFALPAMFIGLPVLTIMGRRKYKLDITVGLAAAVVAVLVSVLWSPSMGVIAAALVASTIGVVMEQWK; this is translated from the coding sequence ATGAAGCCTGAATCCATTCATCAGGAGCCGCTATCCGGCGGCAGCCTGGTTACAGATAGCCCAAGCGTTCCGCAGAACAGCGATACGTTCTGGCAAGGGGTCAAGGACTGCCTACCCACCCTGCTCGGTTATCTCAGCATCGGGTTCGCCGCAGGCGTTGTGGAGAAAACAGCGGGGCTGACCCTTGCCGAAATCGCCATGATCTCCATCATCCTATACGCCGGTTCGGCCCAGTTCATTGCCGCAGGCATGATTGCCGCCGGGAGCAGCGCCTCCGGTATTGTCATTACGATTCTGCTGGTTAACCTGCGCCATCTGCTGTTAAGCGCAGCATTGTCGCCTTACTTCCGCCATCTGCCCCCGCTGCGCAACCTGCTGATCGGCTCGCTGCTTACAGATGAGACCTTCGGCGTAGCCATTCAGAAGAGCGCCACAAGGAAGCAAATCAGCGAGAGATGGATGCACGGCTTGAATATTACCGCTTATCTGAACTGGTTCCTGGCTAATATCACTGGTGCTATTCTCGGTCAATGGATATCCAGCCCTGAGAAATGGGGACTGGATTTCGCCCTGCCAGCCATGTTCATCGGACTGCCGGTCCTAACCATTATGGGCCGGCGCAAGTATAAACTGGATATCACTGTCGGCCTAGCGGCCGCTGTGGTCGCCGTGCTCGTCTCAGTGCTGTGGTCACCCAGCATGGGCGTTATAGCTGCGGCGCTGGTAGCCTCAACGATTGGAGTGGTGATGGAACAATGGAAATAA
- a CDS encoding beta-galactosidase encodes MKKPVAAERFELGVCYYPEHWPESMWADDYRRMVETGFTIVRLAEFAWSIFEPEEGVFQYDLFDRAVDMAHSYGLKVILGTPTATPPAWLTEKYPEALNVTYEGVTLQHGMRRHYNYSSPKYRELCARIVTKLAEHYGNHPGVVGWQIDNELNCEINVFYSESDHQAFRLWLQEKYVTLDKLNQAWGTVFWNQTYTSWSQVCLTRPTPSPNQPNPHQALDEKRFISDNTIHFAKIQADILRELAPNQWVTTNGLFGHLDSHELNDELLDFFSYDSYPQFSTIGFDPAEVNPMLDRGWGLSLSAVRSVSSNFCVMEQQSGPGGWVNRLDMPSPKPGQMRLWTYQSVAHGADMLLYFRWRTATMGNEIYWHGLNDYHNQPNRRVREAEQIGRELASIGQQFIGSRTQASVAIVRDYDNEWDGEYDVWHGPFMWQSNKEWFKALQRKHIPNDVLYLRSHTTLAELARYEVLVYPHPAIMTDDTAALLDQYVQQGGKLVFGCRTGYKDITGQCYMRPFPGAAQEMCGVTVEEFTLVKGTRKPTSIRWNHDPEALTGADAFNDILQVEEDSVEVIATYASDYYAGKPAVTRNTRGKGEVWYYGAVFNEPAVLQILGGLGLVSPAADWAELPPEVELQIRAMGEDASSGVAFLLNYSEEPAQIVLKTAKTDLLSGQTLSGSYTMEGFGVLVLK; translated from the coding sequence ATGAAGAAACCTGTTGCAGCAGAACGATTTGAACTGGGCGTCTGCTATTATCCCGAGCACTGGCCTGAATCCATGTGGGCTGACGATTACCGGCGTATGGTTGAAACCGGATTCACCATTGTACGTCTGGCTGAGTTCGCCTGGTCCATTTTTGAACCGGAAGAAGGCGTATTTCAATACGATCTGTTTGACCGTGCGGTCGACATGGCACACAGCTACGGGCTGAAGGTCATTCTGGGAACGCCTACGGCCACTCCACCTGCCTGGCTTACAGAGAAGTACCCTGAGGCCTTGAATGTTACTTATGAAGGTGTGACGCTACAGCACGGCATGCGCCGCCATTACAATTACAGCAGTCCCAAATACCGTGAGCTCTGTGCCCGAATTGTAACGAAGCTTGCTGAACATTACGGCAATCATCCGGGCGTTGTCGGCTGGCAGATTGACAACGAGCTGAACTGTGAGATCAATGTATTCTACTCGGAGAGTGATCATCAGGCCTTCCGCCTCTGGCTGCAGGAGAAGTATGTCACCTTGGACAAGCTTAATCAGGCTTGGGGCACGGTGTTCTGGAATCAGACCTATACGAGCTGGTCTCAGGTCTGCCTCACCCGGCCTACCCCTTCACCGAATCAGCCGAATCCGCACCAGGCTCTGGACGAGAAGCGCTTCATCTCTGACAACACCATCCATTTCGCCAAAATCCAGGCAGATATCCTCCGGGAATTGGCCCCTAATCAGTGGGTTACCACGAACGGTCTGTTCGGACATCTGGACAGCCATGAGCTGAATGACGAGCTGCTGGATTTCTTCAGCTATGACTCGTACCCGCAATTCTCCACCATCGGCTTCGATCCGGCTGAGGTGAACCCGATGCTTGACCGCGGCTGGGGCCTGTCCCTGTCGGCTGTACGTTCGGTCAGCAGCAACTTCTGTGTCATGGAACAGCAATCCGGTCCCGGGGGCTGGGTCAACCGGCTGGACATGCCTTCACCAAAGCCGGGGCAGATGCGTCTCTGGACATACCAGTCCGTCGCCCACGGCGCTGACATGCTGCTCTATTTCCGCTGGCGGACCGCTACGATGGGCAATGAGATCTATTGGCACGGCTTGAACGACTACCATAACCAGCCTAACCGGAGGGTAAGGGAAGCGGAGCAGATCGGCCGCGAGCTGGCCAGCATCGGACAGCAGTTCATCGGCAGCCGGACTCAGGCGAGCGTTGCTATCGTACGTGATTATGACAATGAGTGGGACGGGGAATATGATGTCTGGCACGGCCCGTTTATGTGGCAGAGCAACAAGGAATGGTTCAAGGCTCTGCAGCGGAAGCATATTCCGAATGACGTTCTGTACCTGCGCAGCCATACAACCCTTGCAGAGCTTGCCCGTTATGAAGTGCTGGTCTACCCGCATCCGGCGATTATGACCGATGATACGGCGGCCCTGCTGGACCAGTATGTACAGCAAGGCGGGAAGCTGGTCTTCGGCTGCCGCACAGGCTATAAGGATATTACCGGACAATGCTACATGCGGCCTTTTCCCGGAGCGGCGCAGGAGATGTGCGGGGTAACCGTGGAAGAATTCACGCTGGTCAAAGGAACGCGCAAGCCTACCTCCATCCGCTGGAACCATGATCCTGAAGCACTGACCGGTGCAGATGCCTTCAATGACATTCTGCAGGTGGAAGAGGACAGCGTCGAGGTCATAGCAACCTATGCGTCCGACTACTATGCCGGCAAACCGGCGGTAACCCGCAACACCAGGGGCAAAGGCGAAGTATGGTATTACGGCGCCGTGTTCAATGAGCCTGCTGTGCTGCAGATACTTGGCGGTCTGGGTTTGGTCTCGCCAGCCGCCGATTGGGCGGAGCTGCCGCCAGAGGTTGAATTGCAGATTCGTGCTATGGGGGAAGACGCCTCTTCCGGTGTCGCCTTCCTGCTCAACTACAGCGAAGAACCCGCACAGATTGTGCTTAAGACAGCCAAGACGGATCTCTTAAGCGGCCAGACCCTGTCGGGGAGCTACACGATGGAAGGGTTCGGTGTACTGGTCTTGAAATAA
- a CDS encoding AraC family transcriptional regulator gives MRKHWVLPQPAYAHYVCYPEMLGHYSDFPEHAERRSEGFLNSYNLHMVFGGEGYVFQGGERISMRRGSGFLFPRGAYQQYGSDPGAAWDVRWMHFATTMPLPMLEEADQSRGYFFTFDPATGYEALFEEMYRLSAGYETRSEPRLSTLLYEILVTLMQNSEPLHGSVPLEIRHSIRLTADRIYSECERPWTLESMARLAGYSSYHFLRLFRSIMGKTPNRYLSDCRMARAKLLLASTKLSVAQIALQSGFQQSSYFIKVFRQLEGMPPNQYRRSFNS, from the coding sequence ATGAGAAAACACTGGGTTCTGCCGCAGCCCGCTTATGCCCACTATGTATGTTATCCGGAGATGCTGGGGCATTACAGCGACTTCCCGGAGCATGCAGAGCGCAGAAGCGAGGGGTTCTTGAACAGCTATAATCTCCACATGGTTTTCGGGGGAGAAGGATATGTGTTTCAGGGAGGGGAGCGGATATCCATGAGGCGGGGCAGCGGGTTTCTTTTTCCTAGGGGGGCTTATCAGCAGTACGGTTCTGATCCCGGAGCCGCCTGGGATGTGCGCTGGATGCACTTCGCCACGACTATGCCTCTGCCTATGCTGGAGGAGGCGGATCAGTCACGCGGCTACTTCTTCACCTTTGATCCCGCCACCGGCTATGAAGCGCTCTTCGAGGAAATGTACCGGCTCAGCGCAGGCTATGAGACCCGGAGTGAACCGCGCCTCTCCACATTGCTCTATGAGATTCTGGTTACGCTGATGCAGAACTCCGAGCCGCTCCACGGCTCCGTTCCGCTGGAGATCCGGCATTCCATCCGGCTTACAGCCGACAGGATCTACAGTGAGTGTGAGCGGCCCTGGACGCTAGAGTCTATGGCTAGACTTGCCGGTTATAGCAGCTACCATTTTCTTCGCCTGTTCCGCAGCATTATGGGCAAGACGCCGAACCGGTATTTGAGCGATTGCCGGATGGCCCGGGCCAAGCTGCTGCTGGCTTCCACCAAACTGTCCGTTGCACAAATTGCGCTGCAGAGCGGCTTTCAACAATCGAGTTATTTCATCAAGGTGTTCAGACAGCTGGAAGGGATGCCGCCGAACCAATACAGACGTTCCTTTAACTCATAG
- a CDS encoding ABC transporter permease, with product MKIRDISRMAWEQVKRRKVVTGLCMTGISIGCAAIIVALSVGQSAQVYVTEQVNQNFKMDEIMVSPGGGPPTNGKSGGGGGGSGEVNENLDPGKLTDQKLKIIQGLNHVKAASPFHQAGYLQMVTIDNKISDVQVVVADLQKLTAYDHKFKQGGANGQLGSIVLNHGATLGLIDLETRQKLFDQMSTDPFNQELYQQYDKLATVPTELYRKQVQIQAQDYSSTSPVFKLSSPLQISGILALPKGMDELRSSYEKIMYVSPETAQQLSKELAFDNSTTSVLTLPPEGSYNSITVKVDDVANIKPVEQMIQKLSLSAQDNLFQQEMLKEQFDMIKMAALGIGVFILIIASISIIVAMTMSTHQRRRQIGIMKVLGANMGQIRNMFITEAALLGLLGGMLGVAFSYLIVMALNKLVGSAGDGMNFFIPTTNLPIGISFAIMTGVLSGIYPAISASRTDALTAIKRD from the coding sequence GTGAAGATCAGAGACATTTCACGGATGGCCTGGGAACAGGTCAAACGGCGCAAGGTGGTTACAGGTCTGTGTATGACCGGGATTTCCATCGGCTGCGCAGCCATTATTGTAGCCCTGAGCGTAGGTCAGTCTGCACAGGTCTATGTGACTGAACAGGTGAACCAGAATTTCAAAATGGATGAAATCATGGTCTCGCCGGGCGGCGGGCCTCCAACGAACGGGAAGAGCGGAGGTGGAGGCGGCGGATCGGGTGAGGTGAATGAGAATCTCGACCCCGGCAAGCTGACCGACCAGAAGCTGAAGATTATCCAGGGGCTGAATCATGTGAAGGCGGCTTCGCCTTTTCATCAAGCAGGATATCTGCAGATGGTAACCATAGACAACAAGATCTCCGATGTTCAGGTCGTTGTCGCCGATTTACAGAAGCTGACGGCGTACGACCACAAGTTCAAGCAGGGAGGGGCGAATGGTCAGCTCGGATCCATTGTGCTCAATCACGGGGCTACACTGGGCCTGATTGACCTGGAGACCCGGCAGAAACTGTTCGATCAGATGAGTACCGATCCGTTCAACCAGGAGCTGTACCAGCAATATGACAAATTAGCTACTGTGCCTACTGAACTGTACCGCAAGCAGGTTCAGATTCAGGCGCAGGACTATAGCTCTACATCACCGGTGTTCAAGCTTAGCTCGCCCCTGCAGATCTCCGGAATTCTGGCGCTTCCCAAGGGAATGGATGAACTGCGGTCATCCTATGAGAAGATTATGTATGTGTCTCCCGAGACCGCACAGCAGCTCTCGAAGGAGCTTGCATTCGATAATTCCACCACCAGTGTGCTTACACTCCCGCCGGAGGGCAGCTATAACTCGATTACAGTCAAGGTGGACGACGTGGCGAACATCAAGCCGGTAGAGCAGATGATTCAGAAGCTGTCACTGAGTGCTCAAGACAATCTGTTCCAGCAGGAGATGCTGAAGGAGCAATTTGATATGATCAAAATGGCGGCGCTCGGCATCGGGGTATTCATCCTGATCATCGCCTCCATCTCCATCATAGTGGCCATGACCATGTCCACCCATCAGCGGCGGCGCCAGATTGGGATTATGAAGGTCCTAGGGGCCAACATGGGGCAGATCCGTAATATGTTCATTACCGAAGCTGCACTTTTAGGGCTGCTCGGGGGCATGCTGGGCGTCGCTTTCTCCTATTTAATTGTCATGGCGCTCAACAAGCTGGTGGGCAGTGCAGGGGATGGGATGAATTTCTTCATTCCGACGACGAATCTGCCGATCGGGATATCCTTTGCCATTATGACCGGCGTGCTGTCGGGGATCTATCCTGCGATCAGCGCCTCCAGAACCGATGCATTAACTGCTATTAAACGAGACTAA